Within Vicia villosa cultivar HV-30 ecotype Madison, WI linkage group LG1, Vvil1.0, whole genome shotgun sequence, the genomic segment gaaataagAGTAGAAGCATCATTTTCTCATTTCctggttttcaagaatagaagtggaggagaggaacaagaagaggaaagttagggttttggaggagaaatcaagaggtaagggggagaatccctaatcattgtgggttAGTATATGGGGATGATGGGTAGAGTTAATATGATTAGATTTGTTATTAAAACCTGGAAGTTTTCTGTGAATAACATGTTTGGTCTACTTTATTAAAGCACTGTTTTGTTGTGGCTGTATATAATGGAACCTGGAACGAAAAGAAAGAACGGAATGACAATAAAATTGGATAGAAATGTTGTTTTAACTTGTTTCCATTCTTTTACTTATCCGCTACAGTAGCTAGTTTTAGTAAAAAGGAAAACATGAGATGCGTAACATACTTATTGATAGGAATGGTTACTGTGCTAGCACTTGGTCATTTAATAATATGAGCCAACAACCTTCAATTAGGAATAGTGCCGCGGTGACTTGGCAAATGAAACAAAAGTCAACCCCATGTACCACCCAGCGATGGAAATACTACTACTTGCTTGTGTAATTTTCTCCCTTACTGTAGCGTATTACATGAGGAATGAATTAatgtcttcttttcttttctatacCCTGTTCCGAATTTTGATTAGAAGagaacacacatatatatatatatatatatatatatatagggatgtATGACCTGGCCATGTTTGGTTGTTTTATGATGTGTGCCTATTCCTATGATGTGACTTATCGTGGCATACATACACTAACCTTATGCTTCCTCAAATCAACTTAAGATAAATGCAAAGGTTGTATTACCTGACAGATGCATAAATGCATACCATTATTTAATGGACCACTTGTAGTACTTCCACACTGTAGCGCTTTGTTTTTGTCTAGAAACAAGTGTGTGAGCTACACTGTAGCGACATCATAAGATTTGGATGCTAGGTCCATTGGCCAAAATGAAAACATGAGTCACCAACCTACTTTAGTCGACAGAACTCGCTATAGATATTAGTTTTGGTCACATGGCAACTGAACCAACATTTTCTATTAAATGAATATGCTACTGTGATGTACTATTAGTCATCCAAAAACGTGAATTCATATTAGGAGTAGATACAACTACTATCCATTGCCATTGGACAAACAAAAACGTGGACATCAATATACTTTAGTGATAAAGGAATGCGACTGTGCTAGCTTCCTTCAATAAAACAAAAACGTGAATACTATCACACTCATTTATGAAATGTGAGGAACACACATACTAATTAATAAATGGGCATGTTTCTAGGATAATTCTAAGGTTAAAAACTCCTAGGAGTAGTTAGGTGGCATAGTTCTTATggtcttttttatttgtttaatgaaAGGAATGAatcttataattaataaattgtgATGCTAGCATATGATAATAAATTTCACTAGTGttaattgaaatgatggattgaaaTTGTGTGTTggctattatatgtgaataatgcttatgtgatgagaatgttgtgtacaatgattgtggataattcataggattgaattgttgtgatatgctaaatattaagatggtagagatgatcttaattgcatatgtttgattaacattgtacatacattcatatcatggatgccttgaaacaaaggtggtttgctttgaaacataagcgaggcttagattctaaagtgaatcggaagcggtaaactatatgtttacgtttggtgggctttggtcttgtccggatcggaagcgtggcttggattctagatattgaatcggaaagcggtgaaactttgggttcacaattcggtaccacatgcatagcgtcacatatcttgcattgagtcacattaaaattatgcgataattgagtatgtgaagttgatgtagttgtgatatgtgtatgagtttgataattgaaaacgAGTGAagttgaatacatatttgattagatgtgtgaatatgtgagagttatgattgtgtacttaattgagaacataatagtagaattgaaatattatactatttaagcttgttgtataTTCAAAAAACATGTGAAATATGcattgattactattatctattccgttttacatagtatgactaattacttgaagtgttgatttaaccattatattctgttatacttcttcataatgattcgtattctcacccttctgttttaatgttgccctcgtttggcgacatgcaggttctggagtttagtagccgcgtgtgacctagccggaggttcttccttggttattggagactaggtagtgagtcaatgctctggtcgtgtaacactgggtagactaggtgtattgatctcatgttatatttgcgtatgtattatgctatgaatgatgaacttatttattggttacatgtcttttgagaggcttacaagccgaaccattttgattatgtttatgttgaattgagattattagtcgatgtatgatcatggtatgggacatgaatcattataaatcacatgagtatcatatatttccgttgtgaatgcatatccaggttaaattttgatttgatattgagtgttattaaaaatgaccaggagtattgtgctgtatagataaatgctatcagttttttttttttaggttttagttcttctaaaagcatcaatgtgacgcccttttgaattatatgcatgttattctctgattatttgttaaatattttggggtaaaaaggggtgttacaatagtggtatcagagcatggtcgaccggTTGATCAATAGTCTTTAATGTTTTCTTATcttgttgtatttgatttgtgtatctgacacgatcgatactatttgtctggttgtttggttgtctaggacgatggttgcaggcaggaatgatgatgctattgctgagGCGTTGAGGATGTTGGCTGGCTCCATTGGTCAGATTCCTCAAGCGAATGCTGGTAACCgaaatggagatgatgatgagtaccgtgctttagggagattccagaggaacaatcctcctgttTTTGAAGGTGAACATGAACctgataaagctcaagcttggctgaaggcgattgagaagatcttCAGAGTCATGAACTGTACTGATGCTcagagagtgcagtttggtactcatatgctggaaaaggaagctgaagATTGGTGGAACAACACTCTTCAGAGGTTTGAAGAAGATGGCATTGAGGTTACTTGGGATGTTTTCCGTGATGTCTTCTTGGAGAACTATTTTCCTGAAGATTGTCGTGGgaagaaagaggtggagttccttgagttgaagcaaggaaatggtaccgTTGCTGTTTATGCTGCTAAGTTTCaggagcttatcaagtattgtccccACTATAATACTGATAATGCTGAGAGATCTaaatgtttgaagtttgtgaatggcttgagacatgatatcaagaaggctattggttaccaacagattacccgttttactgaattggttaacaagagtcggatttatgatgaggatagtagagaGAGTGCCTCTATCTACAAGAGTTTGAAAGGAAAGAATCAGgatcgtgggaaaccgtatgatgacaagaggaaacaagctggttttggcaagaagccaagttgGGGAGGATCTTCTACTTCACCTAAGTGTTTCAAATGTGGAGTTGAGGGTCATAAAGCTGCTGAGTGCAAGAAAGAGGTtactacttgtttcaagtgtggcaagtatGGTCACATAGCTACTAATTGTAGAGGTGGTTCGAatgtgacttgtttcaactgtTGAGAGAAAGGCCACGTTAGTACAAAATGtgacaagccaaagaaggagcaagcgaaaggaaaagtgtttgcattgtctggtgcggGAGCCACTACTGATGAGAGGCTAATTCAAGGTacgtgcttcattaatggtacacctttgattgctattattgatactggtgcaacacattctttcatttccttggattgtgctagaagattgaatcttgtattatctgatatgcgtagaagtatggtcattgatacacctgctatgggttctgtttctacttcttatgtaTGTCTGAATTGTCaattgagtatctttggtagaggtTTTGGGATCGATTTAGTTTGTCTTCCTTTAgaacaacttgatgtgattttgggtatgaattggttggaatttaatcgtgtgcatatcaactgttttgataagacaGTCATCTTTCCTGAGTATTGTATTGAAGAAGATTCATTCTTATCTGCTAAGCAAGTCGACGAATCAGTTCAGAGTGGAgctgaattgtttatgttgttaGCAACCTTAGATGTGCGCGAGAAGAGAACCATTGAGGAATTACCTATAGTTTGTGAatttgcggaggtatttcctgatGATATAATTGACTTACCACCAGAAcgagaagttgagttttcgattgatttagttcctggaactagtcccgtatcgatggctccatataggatgtctgcttctgagttgaaagagttgaagagtcaacttgaagagTTGCTTAAGAAgagatttattcgtcctagtgtatcgccgtggggtgcacctgttctattggtcaagaagaaagaaggttcgatgagattatgtgttgattatagacaattgaacaaagtgacgattaagaaccgttatccacttccgagaattgatgacttgatggatcagttggttggagcatgtgtgtttagcaagattgatttgaggtctggttatcatcagattcgtgttagAGTTGAGGACATTCAGAAAACTGCTTTtcggacgaggtatggtcattacgaatattctgtgatgccatttggtgtgactaatgcacctggtgtgttcatggaatatatgaataggatctttcatgactacctggataagtttgttgtggtattcattgatgacataTTGATTTactctaagagtgaggaagagcATGCTGAGCACTTGAGagttgttttgtccgtgttgaaagagaagaagttgtttgctaaacTATCTaaatgtgaattttggttaagtgaagtaagctttcttgggcatgtgatttcaagtggaggtatttctgttgatcCTTCGAAGATTGAGGCTGTATCCCAATGGGAGGCACCTAAGTCTGttgctgagattagaagttttcttgggttggctggttattacaggaagttcattgaagggttttcgaagttgtcgttaccgttgacgcagttgactagaaagggtcaagcctttatttggacttcgcaatgtgaagagAATTTCCAAGAACTCaagagaagattgacttctgCTCCCATTTTGATTTTACCGGATCCGTTAGAACCTTTTGTGGTTTACTGTGATGCTTCTTTGTTAGGATTGGGAGGTGTTCTGATGCAAAgaggacaagttgtagcttatgcttcaaggcaacttaaagttcatgagaggaattatcctacacatgatttggagttggcagctgtggtgtttgtgttaaaactttggaggcattatttgtttggatcaaggtttgatgtgtttagtgatcacaagagcttgaagtacttgttcgatcagaaagagttgaatatgagacaaaggagATGGTTGGAGTTCTTGAAAGACTACGATTTTGGTTTAaactaccatcctggtaaagcgaatgttgtagccgatgcattgagtaggaagtcattacacatgtctatgttgatggttcGAGAGTTTGAATtattggaacaatttagagacttgagtttgttATGCGAAGAGACTTCTAGTGGTgtgaagcttggtatgttgaagcttactagtggtattttggatgagattcGAGAAGGACAGAAATCTGATTTGGGTTTGGTTGATCGAttcacattgattaatcaaggaaaaggtgGTGACTttcgaattgatgagaatggtattatGAAGTGTCGTAATCGAGtttgtgttccagatgttacggacttgagaaagagaattctcgaggaagggcatagaagtggtttgagtattcatccgggcgctactaaaatgtatcaagaccaTTGCCGGATAAAATCCCCCTCTAGTGTTAAATGCATGATATGATATGAAATAGTAAAAGTTGCAATCAAATAATACTGTTAAATAGTAAAAGTTGCCATCATTAGGAAGAAGTGTGTCGGATCAAATCCCCCTCTACTGTTAAATgcatgatatgatatgatatttttgttgTAGAGGAACATGATAAGGTTGAAGACATAATAACCAAACCCATGTTGATGAAGAAAGAAACCTACATGATAGGCAGGAGAATAATCAAGGTAAATGCAGCTGAAATTTTAACATTCCTAGTACATGATTATAAACAATAGGTAGTACATAGAAAACTAATTTTGATATAGGCATGATCATATAAGAGACTTTCTTATATTATATGCAGTAAATTATGGTGCTTCAAACTCTGTTGTTACTATACGTTCATATATTGTTTGGTAATAGATATGGTATGTTGCATTTGATATAGTAGTTCAATACAATatgtagaaatttgaaagatgttattttattttcaaacttGTAGATATATCACCTTAAATCATGAAAAACAACCATTTCACCTGAATATCATGAAAGACAAAACAATTAACATTATGCTCTCTAATTTTCGATGGATCTCGGTTTCTCGCCGTCGACGACCATTTTGCCTTTTCTTGTCCAATTAATCTTGTTCTTGGAGGCATAATTTCGAGGAAGAATCAAACAAAAAGGTAAGGAGTAGAGAAGCAGATTTATTCTTGTCCAAAGTTTAAATCTCACCTCAAATTTCCCCATCTGAGTGAAGAAATGGTTAAGTAGACTTTGTTTGGCCTCACACACTTCACAATAGACAATTGACTTTGGAATTAAATCCCGCAAACTTGGACATACCATATTAACATAAGAAAAATTTGTTGTTCCTGTTTATAGATAATTCAGAGAGTGAGGGAGTCTCTATCAACTTATTTCTAGAATTTATAAGCCTTTTGTAAGTTTGAAAATGTGTGTTTCAGAATTTACTACCAATTTGTCTAAGATATGAATCATTATATTGATAAAAAATTGAATGTGTATGATTTCCATTATATGTAAAACCCTCCAACTTATATCATCTTATAGTTCAAATGTCACTTGAGACTATAATTTATTTGACATATCAACTTTGGAAAGTATTGAAAGGAATTGAAAACAACTTTAGATTTACATTAAAATCATAAATTGAAtatgaatttgaaccattcagAGAACTGAAACCTGGATAAAGATAGTTTTTCAAGAAAAATTTCAAATCATATTACTAAATTTACAAAAGAGACCAAAGTAAAACGATAGAGAGATAGCAACTGTAACAGTCCgtttttattgtatttattttattataatattttatactttggtgtgttaattaattatttgatcgTTAtaagatttaattattaattaattaattaattaaacttgagtgcatttgtgtttaatagaattaattaagttattagagagttagattaattgggcctatttattggagTGATAAGCAATTGGAGGGTGTTATTAATTTcaaagcccaatataataaataaagatagtaagagaggaaataagAGTAGAAGCATCATTTTCTCATTTCctggttttcaagaatagaagtggaggagaggaacaagaagaggaaagttagggttttggaggagaaatcaagaggtaagggggagaatccctaatcattgtgggttAGTATATGGGGATGATGGGTAGAGTTAATATGATTAGATTTGTTATTAAAACCTGGAAGTTTTCTGTGAATAACATGTTTGGTCTACTTTATTAAAGCACTGTTTTGTTGTGGCTGTATATAATGGAACCTGGAACGAAAAGAAAGAACGGAATGACAATAAAATTGGATAGAAATGTTGTTTTAACTTGTTTCCATTCTTTTACTTATCCGCTACAGTAGCTAGTTTTAGTAAAAAGGAAAACATGAGATGCGTAACATACTTATTGATAGGAATGGTTACTGTGCTAGCACTTGGTCATTTAATAATATGAGCCAACAACCTTCAATTAGGAATAGTGCCGCGGTGACTTGGCAAATGAAACAAAAGTCAACCCCATGTACCACCCAGCGATGGAAATACTACTACTTGCTTGTGTAATTTTCTCCCTTACTGTAGCGTATTACATGAGGAATGAATTAatgtcttcttttcttttctatacCCTGTTCCGAATTTTGATTAGAAGagaacacacatatatatatatatatatatatagggatgtATGACCTGGCCATGTTTGGTTGTTTTATGATGTGTGCCTATTCCTATGATGTGACTTATCGTGGCATACATACACTAACCTTATGCTTCCTCAAATCAACTTAAGATAAATGCAAAGGTTGTATTACCTGACAGATGCATAAATGCATACCATTATTTAATGGACCACTTGTAGTACTTCCACACTGTAGCGCTTTGTTTTTGTCTAGAAACAAGTGTGTGAGCTACACTGTAGCGACATCATAAGATTTGGATGCTAGGTCCATTGGCCAAAATGAAAACATGAGTCACCAACCTACTTTAGTCGACAGAACTCGCTATAGATATTAGTTTTGGTCACATGGCAACTGAACCAACATTTTCTATTAAATGAATATGCTACTGTGATGTACTATTAGTCATCCAAAAACGTGAATTCATATTAGGAGTAGATACAACTACTATCCATTGCCATTGGACAAACAAAAACGTGGACATCAATATACTTTAGTGATAAAGGAATGCGACTGTGCTAGCTTCCTTCAATAAAACAAAAACGTGAATACTATCACACTCATTTATGAAATGTGAGGAACACACATACTAATTAATAAATGGGCATGTTTCTAGGATAATTCTAAGGTTAAAAACTCCTAGGAGTAGTTAGGTGGCATAGTTCTTATggtcttttttatttgtttaatgaaAGGAATGAatcttataattaataaattgtgATGCTAGCATATGATAATAAATTTCACTAGTGttaattgaaatgatggattgaaaTTGTGTGTTggctattatatgtgaataatgcttatgtgatgagaatgttgtgtacaatgattgtggataattcataggattgaattgttgtgatatgctaaatattaagatggtagagatgatcttaattgcatatgtttgattaacattgtacatacattcatatcatggatgccttgaaacaaaggtggtttgctttgaaacataagcgaggcttagattctaaagtgaatcggaagcggtaaactatatgtttacgtttggtgggctttggtcttgtccggatcggaagcgtggcttggattttagatattgaatcggaaagcggtgaaactttgggttcacaattcggtaccacatgcatagcgtcacatatcttgcattgagtcacattaaaattatgcgataattgagtatgtgaagttgatgtagttgtgatatgtgtatgagtttgataattgaaaacgAGTGAagttgaatacatatttgattatatgtgtgaatatgtgagagttatgattgtgtacttaattgagaacataatagtagaattgaaatattatactatttaagcttgttgtataTTCGAAAAACATGTGAAATATGcattgattactattatctattccgttttacatagtatgactaattacttgaagtgttgatttaaccattatattctgttatacttcttcataatgattcgtattctcacccttctgttttaatgttgccctcgtttggcgacatgcaggttctggagtttagtagccgcgtgtgacctaaccggaggttcttccttggttattggagactaggtagtgagtcaatgctctggtcgtgtaacactgggtagactaggtgtattgatctcatgttatatttgcgtatgtattatgctatgaatgatgaacttatttattggttacatgtcttttgagaggcttacaagccgaaccattttgattatgtttatgttgaattgagattattagtcgatgtatgatcatggtatgggacatgaatcattataaatcacataagtatcatatatttccgctgtgaatgcatatccaggttaaattttgatttgatattgagtgttattaaaaatgaccaggagtattgtgctgtatagataaatgctatcagttttttttttttaggttttagttcttctaaaagcatcaatgtgacgcccttttgaattatatgcatgttattctctgattatttgttaaatattttggggtaaaaaggggtgttacaatagtggtatcagagcatggtcgaccagttgatCAATAGTCTTTAATGTTTTCTTATcttgttgtatttgatttgtgtatctgacacgatcgatactatttgtctggttgtttggttgtctAGGACAATGGTTGCAGGCaggaatgatgatgctattgctgagGCGTTGAGGATGTTGGCTGGCTCCATTGGTCAGATTCCTCAAGCGAATGCTGGTAACCgaaatggagatgatgatgagtaccgtgctttagggagattccagaggaacaatcctcctgttTTTGAAGGTGAACATGAACctgataaagctcaagcttggctgaaggcgattgagaagatcttCAGAGTCATGAACTGTACTGATGCTcagagagtgcagtttggtactcatatgctggaaaaggaagctgaagATTGGTGGAACAACACTCTTCAGaggtttgaagaagatggaattgaggttacttgggatcttttccgtgatgtcttcttggagaactattttcctgaagattgtcgtgggaagaaagaggtggagttccttgagttgaagcaaggaaatggtaccgTTGCTGTTTATGCTGCTAAGTTTCaggagcttatcaagtattgtccccACTATAATACTGATAATGCTGAGAGATCTaaatgtttgaagtttgtgaatggcttgagacatgatatcaagaaggctattggttaccaacagattacccgttttactgaattggttaacaagagtcggatttatgatgaggatagtagagaGAGTGCCTCTATCTACAAGAGTTTGAAAGGAAAGAATCAGgatcgtgggaaaccgtatgatgacaagaggaaacaagctggttttggcaagaagccaagttgGGGAGGATCTTCTACTTCACCTAAGTGTTTCAAATGTGGAGTTGAGGGTCATAAAGCTGCTGAGTGCAAGAAAGAGGTtactacttgtttcaagtgtggcaagtatGGTCACATAGCTACTAATTGTAGAGGTGGTTCGAatgtgacttgtttcaactgtTGAGAGAAAGGCCACGTTAGTACAAAATGtgacaagccaaagaaggagcaagcgaaaggaaaagtgtttgcattgtctggtgcggGAGCCACTACTGATGAGAGGCTAATTCAAGGTacgtgcttcattaatggtacacctttgattgctattattgatactggtgcaacacattctttcatttccttggattgtgctagaagattgaatcttgtatt encodes:
- the LOC131623260 gene encoding uncharacterized protein LOC131623260; this translates as MVAGRNDDAIAEALRMLAGSIGQIPQANAGNRNGDDDEYRALGRFQRNNPPVFEGEHEPDKAQAWLKAIEKIFRVMNCTDAQRVQFGTHMLEKEAEDWWNNTLQRFEEDGIEVTWDLFRDVFLENYFPEDCRGKKEVEFLELKQGNGTVAVYAAKFQELIKYCPHYNTDNAERSKCLKFVNGLRHDIKKAIGYQQITRFTELVNKSRIYDEDSRESASIYKSLKGKNQDRGKPYDDKRKQAGFGKKPSWGGSSTSPKCFKCGVEGHKAAECKKEVTTCFKCGKYGHIATNCRGGSNVTCFNC
- the LOC131623249 gene encoding uncharacterized protein LOC131623249 codes for the protein MVAGRNDDAIAEALRMLAGSIGQIPQANAGNRNGDDDEYRALGRFQRNNPPVFEGEHEPDKAQAWLKAIEKIFRVMNCTDAQRVQFGTHMLEKEAEDWWNNTLQRFEEDGIEVTWDVFRDVFLENYFPEDCRGKKEVEFLELKQGNGTVAVYAAKFQELIKYCPHYNTDNAERSKCLKFVNGLRHDIKKAIGYQQITRFTELVNKSRIYDEDSRESASIYKSLKGKNQDRGKPYDDKRKQAGFGKKPSWGGSSTSPKCFKCGVEGHKAAECKKEVTTCFKCGKYGHIATNCRGGSNVTCFNC